TCGTTCTTGCGTTCAAGCTCTTCAATGCGCTTCTTCAAGCAAACATTCTCGGCTTTGAGTGCGAGATGTTCGGCTTCCAGGCGCTCGAACTGCTGGGTCTACTGGCGAATGATCTCCAGCAGATCCTGTTCTTTGAGCGTCCCAGCAATACAGCACAGCCTAACAACTGCGTTCCTCTCCGTGGATGGGGTATTGAGCGCCGCTGATCAAATACAGCCCAACAACCAGTTCTGTATCGTCTTCGTTGTGTAGGGTTGACACCTGTTGCCCCGAGCTTCCGACCAGCCGGCTCAGCTGGGGCTAAGCGTTCGCGTGATCAGTCAGTCCCGAACCGGGCAGGGGAGAGCACCATGACCGTGATGATCTTTCGCGCTTCTGTCCAGGACGAATATGTCCCGAACGTCGAGGCCTCTCTGCAAATCATGTTCGAGGCCCCATTCAGATGCATCAGCCGCTGAGCGTGCAGTACGCGTGCTCGCGCCTGGAGGGCAGCTCAACTCAGCAGCATGCTGATGGCACTGGCTGGTGGCGCTGAGTCATCACGGCAAGCTGTACAGCCCACTCTCCTCTCAGGCAGGACGGAGGCAAACGGTGATGCCCCAAGGATCGGTGGCAAGCAGGCCGGTGGGCGTGGCCGTGGTAGGAAACCCGGCCCGAGCGAGGCTTTGGGCCGCACGCGCTACACTCATTTCATCGGGCAACACCAGTTCCCAGGTCAGCAGGCGGGCGTCGTCATGCCCGGAGGATGCGCTGCCAGCGGCCCAGGTATTCAGCCCCAGATGATGGTGGTAACCGCCAGCACCCAGGAACAGAGCACCCGGAAAATTCCAGGTGGTCTTCGGAAGGCCGAGACCGTCGTGATAGAAGCGGGCCGCACTGTCCAGATCTCCGACGTAGAAATGCAAATGACCGAGGGTGGTACCGCTGGGCAGTCCACGCCAGGGAAGATCGCCGGCGGCGGCATCGAGCGCCGTGCGGTCCAGAGGATCGCCGCCGCCGATGATCTCACCCTGTGTCGTGACGCGCCAGTCACCGCGGGGACGGTCGCGGTAGACCTCGATGCTGATACCGTCCGGATCTTGCAGATAGGTGGCCTCGCTGAAGTGATGATCGGATTGCCCGACATGTGCTCCCTGGGCTAGGGCATGACGAATGAAGCGGCCCAGATCGGCCTGACTGGGCAGCAGGACCGCGAAGTGATAAATCCCCAGTCGGCCGCGGTGGGGGGCCGGACGCACGCCCGGCTTTTCGGACAGTGCCAGAAGCGCAGGCCCTCCTTCCACGCCCAGGCTCGCGTGGCGGCGTCCATCTTGATCGCCACGCTGATGAACGGCAAAGCCGATGACCCGGGTATAGAAATCCAGCGAGCGGTCGAGGTCGGCCACCTGGAGCGAGACGAGACCGAGCTGAATGTTTTCAGGCGCGACATGGTGAGGAGGATTGAGACCGATGTGGTCGGCGGGCAGACTGAGGTAGGGCACCGTGACGGGCAGTTGCATAGAGTCTCCAGTGATATAAGATAAGGTGTTGTCACACCCTTCAGGGCGAAAGCGCAGCCTACAGAGGGAGCAATCGAGCGCGAATCTGGGTCAGCGTTTCGATCAGCGAGTGCAGTTGACCGGTGGTGAGGTGGCCGAACTGGCCGTTTTCAAGCTCGGCCACCGGCGCGTCCAGCGAGTCCACCAGCGTCCTGCCCTGCTCGGTGAGGACTGTCGGAACGCACCTTCGGTCGGACGTGCTGCGCACACGGCGAACCAGCCTCGCCTCTTCCATCCGGTCGAGCAGGCGAGTCACGTCGGGCATGCGGCCCACCAGACGGTCACGGATCTCGTTGCGTCCCAGGCCCGCATCGCCCGCCCCGCGCAGGATCCGCAGGACGTTGTACTGCGTGGAAGTCAGCCCGTACTCTTGAAAGAACTGATCGGTGCGCTCGGCGAGCATCTGAACGGTCCGGTACAGGTTAAGGCTGGCTTCCTGCTCAAGGCTCCGAAAGGCCTGTTGCTGCTGAATCTCCTCCCGGAGCGTAATACTCATACTTATATAATAGGTGTTATCACACTTAATTTCAAGGACAGAGGCGGCCCGTCTCACTCCTTGAGGCTGTTGGTGGGAAGAGCTGAGAAGGCAGGGCCTCGAGATCTTTGAAAACCAAGTTCATCAGTTTTTGAACCTTCATGCCCTGCATCACGCACAGGCACCCTGCTCTAGCGATGACTAGGTGGCCCTGCTGGTCAATATCCGCCCAGGTCGCGCCTTCCAATTCCGGAACTACCTCCGGGCCGAACCAGCGGTACGTCATATATCGGCGGCGCTTGGGCGAACGGATGAACCGCAGTTCCAACACTCCTTTTCGGAGGATGATCGGGTGTGCCTCACCCATGCCCTGCCACCGTTCAGGAACAGCGGTCAGCTGCCATCCCGTCCATTCCAGCGCTCTCAAGAACACACTGGCATGTTCGCTCTCGCCTAAGCTACGAACCGTGAAGCCTGTGGGCTGAATCAACGCCTTCAATCCCTGGGTGGAATGGTTGAGGTGCACGGTACGGTTGTTGGTCAATAACCCGCGACTCAAGTCGCAGGCTTCTGTCTGTACTCCAGCTCAGTTCCGAGTAAACGGCTTTGACTTCGTTGTACGACACATCAGGGCGCATTGACAAAGCACCCGTACTCATCCAGTCCTGCCGGACAAGTAGCGTTCTCAAGCTGATATTTCTCGCTGCTGCAAGGTCTGCATGTACCTGATGCCTACACACTTCACAAACCATCATCAGTCCCGCGTTCGGCCTGTTCCCTTTGGAGCAGTGACCGCACTTCGGACAACACTGAGACGTGTGATTGGCGTGGACTTTGACGGCCATGCAGCCCATCAGAGGCGCTTTGTAGCTCAGGAAGGCTTGCAACTCCTGAAAGCTCCATTGACTCCGGCGACGTTTAGACGCCTTCGCTTTTCGGCTGGCTTTGGACTTGCTGCGGCCTTCCGTGCGATCTCTGATATTGGTCAAATCCTCAAGCCCTATCAAAGACTTGGGGAAACGGGTCAACAGTTCTTTAGACAGCGAGTGGTTCCAGTTCGCAATAAACCGTCTTTCCCTTCCCGACAAGCTCACCAAACGGCGAGTAGCGGAACGGGTACCTTTGCGCTGGAGGGTACGTCTTGCACGAGCAAACCGGTCTTTTATCTGGCGGGCGCGGCCCCCCGCCTGAAACAGTGTGCTCCCCGTACTACTTTGGGCAACGAAGTGATACCGCTGTCCCACGTCCACGCCGACGACCGTAGGGTGGTCAACAGGTTGAGGGTCTGGAAGCTCAATGTTCAGCGCCACAATCAGGAAGTATTGCTTTTTGCTGCGCTGGTAAGACAGTTTTGCGGCTCCAACCTTGCAACCCTGAGCAATCAGGTCAAGATGTTTCTGATACCCCTCATACTCAAGAACGAGCCGTCCAGTCAGCGTACCAACGCTGACGTTCTGACCCTCTTTCCACGAGTAATCCCGTCCGTACTGGTACTCCAGTGTGCGGGAGACGAACTTCGGCGCAGTGTCCAGCCCCTTGTAACGGCGCTTGGTATGCCCCGCTTCCCTGGCTTTGATGTTCTGCTTGAGTTTCGTCCACTGGGTTTTGTAGGTTGCCGCCACCTGTTTTTCCACCGTGCAGGCCAGTTGAGACCCCAAACCGAATCGCTCACGGATGACCGAGTAGGCTTCCTTGTGCAACTTGGGTTGGGAACTGGTTTTATCCATCTCAAACGCCTTTTCGGAGGCGAAATTAAGCGCATCACGGTAAGCCAAGGTCACGGCATCCAAGGCGGCTTTTTGTTCCGCGTTGTGCCTCAACTTCAGCTTGGCGCTGACGGTCAACTTCAGAGTTGAGAGCGTAGTGTATATGAGCGTAAAAGCACAGAGAGTTTCTGCTTTGACCGCCCCTGCGGGGCGCGGCCTTTTCCTCCCTTCCCTCACGGGTGGGAGCCCTTCACGACTCAAGTCGCGGGTCTCCAAGGCCGGATGAATGAAAACTCCCCCACTCCACCCATCCGATGCATTCCACAGGCCCAATGCGCGAACCCATGGTATCGGTGTGTGTGTTCCAGACATACAGGCGAGTCCAGCGGCTCGGGCCACGCCGGAAGAGGACAGCTGTTCTGGCATTGCTGACCAGCAGGCCCCAGATACGAGCAGGCTCAGGGTGTCTGTGCAGGCCCTTCTGGCCGGGTCATAACCTCATCTTGGCATGGAGAGACAAGGTGAGGCGACGGAAGAGGATGCAGCGTTGCTGGGCCTGAACGAGACGATGGCGCAGGCGCTCGGTCGGGACACCAGCGCGGCTGGGCGACGTCATGCGCGGACCTCAGGTGCGCCACCGTGGGCAGTAGGGCGACAACACCGCCCAGCTACGAGTTCACGAGCGGCTCTCCGCCCGTGCGGGTTGGCTGTCACTGAAGTGAAACCTGAAGCGATACGTGGCGGGCCGGCACAGCAGCGGGGCGGGTGGCCCGGTGACCACCCGCCCCGCTGTGACGCGATGTCAGTTGACGGCGGCGTCCAGCGCCGGCTCACCGACGGTTGCGGCGGCAACTGCTCCCTGATTGCTGAGGATGTGCAGCGTGACCTTCTCGCGCAGCTCCTGCTCGAGCTCCGGGCGCTCCTTGATGTACGCGATCGCCTTTTCCTTGCCCTGCCCGATACGCTCGTCCCCGTAACTGTAAAACGATCCCGCCTTCTTGACGATGTCGAAGTCGCTTGCGAGGGTCACCAGGTCGGACAGCTGATCAAACCCGGTCCCGTAGGTGAGGGTGAGTTCGACCTCTTTGAAGGGCGGCGCTACCTTGTTCTTGATCACCTTGATTTTCACGGTGTTCGCGACGGACTCGTTCCCGACCTTGGTGGGCTGCCCGATCTTCCGGACGTCCAAGCGCATGGTGGCATAGAACTTCAGTGCCTTGCCGCCAGTGGTGGTTTCAGGATTGCCATACATGACGCCGATCTTCTCGCGCACCTGGTTGATGAAGATCGCGGCAGTGTCCGTCTTGCTCAGCACACCTGCCAGTTTCCGCAGCGCTTGAGACATCAGGCGGGCCTGCAAGCCCGGCAGGCTGTCACCCATGTCCCCCTCGATTTCCGCACGCGGTGTCAGAGCAGCTACGCTGTCGACCACCACGATGTCGACCGCTCCTGAGCGAACGAGCAGTTCCATGATCTCCAGTGCCTGCTCACCGTTGTCCGGCTGTGACACCAGCAACTCGTCGGTATTCACACCCAGGGCGCGTGCATAGACCGGGTCGAGGGCATGCTCGGCGTCGATGAAAGCCGCCGTGCCGCCCGCCTTCTGGCACTGCGCGATGATGGCCAGCGACAGGGTGGTTTTACCGCCTGACTCGGGGCCGTAGATCTCGGTGATGCGGCCCTTGGCGATCCCACCGATGCCCAGCGCCAGGTCGAGGCTCAGACTGCCGGTACTGATGGCGTGAATGTCGAGCCGGGTGTCGGCCCCGAGCTTCATGATGGCGCCCTTGCCGAACTGTTTTTCGATCTGGCTCATGGCAGTGTCCAGTGCTTTGGTTCTGTCGCTGGCGTTGCCGGCGATGCTGATGCTCTTGGTGTTCTTATCGTCTTTGCCCATGTGGTGTAGCCTCCTGGAACTGTCGATGTTCAGTATAGAACAAAATCCAGTGCTT
The Deinococcus sp. KNUC1210 genome window above contains:
- a CDS encoding VOC family protein, producing MQLPVTVPYLSLPADHIGLNPPHHVAPENIQLGLVSLQVADLDRSLDFYTRVIGFAVHQRGDQDGRRHASLGVEGGPALLALSEKPGVRPAPHRGRLGIYHFAVLLPSQADLGRFIRHALAQGAHVGQSDHHFSEATYLQDPDGISIEVYRDRPRGDWRVTTQGEIIGGGDPLDRTALDAAAGDLPWRGLPSGTTLGHLHFYVGDLDSAARFYHDGLGLPKTTWNFPGALFLGAGGYHHHLGLNTWAAGSASSGHDDARLLTWELVLPDEMSVARAAQSLARAGFPTTATPTGLLATDPWGITVCLRPA
- a CDS encoding MarR family winged helix-turn-helix transcriptional regulator; its protein translation is MSITLREEIQQQQAFRSLEQEASLNLYRTVQMLAERTDQFFQEYGLTSTQYNVLRILRGAGDAGLGRNEIRDRLVGRMPDVTRLLDRMEEARLVRRVRSTSDRRCVPTVLTEQGRTLVDSLDAPVAELENGQFGHLTTGQLHSLIETLTQIRARLLPL
- a CDS encoding RNA-guided endonuclease InsQ/TnpB family protein, whose protein sequence is MTVSAKLKLRHNAEQKAALDAVTLAYRDALNFASEKAFEMDKTSSQPKLHKEAYSVIRERFGLGSQLACTVEKQVAATYKTQWTKLKQNIKAREAGHTKRRYKGLDTAPKFVSRTLEYQYGRDYSWKEGQNVSVGTLTGRLVLEYEGYQKHLDLIAQGCKVGAAKLSYQRSKKQYFLIVALNIELPDPQPVDHPTVVGVDVGQRYHFVAQSSTGSTLFQAGGRARQIKDRFARARRTLQRKGTRSATRRLVSLSGRERRFIANWNHSLSKELLTRFPKSLIGLEDLTNIRDRTEGRSKSKASRKAKASKRRRSQWSFQELQAFLSYKAPLMGCMAVKVHANHTSQCCPKCGHCSKGNRPNAGLMMVCEVCRHQVHADLAAARNISLRTLLVRQDWMSTGALSMRPDVSYNEVKAVYSELSWSTDRSLRLESRVIDQQPYRAPQPFHPGIEGVDSAHRLHGS
- the recA gene encoding recombinase RecA, producing the protein MGKDDKNTKSISIAGNASDRTKALDTAMSQIEKQFGKGAIMKLGADTRLDIHAISTGSLSLDLALGIGGIAKGRITEIYGPESGGKTTLSLAIIAQCQKAGGTAAFIDAEHALDPVYARALGVNTDELLVSQPDNGEQALEIMELLVRSGAVDIVVVDSVAALTPRAEIEGDMGDSLPGLQARLMSQALRKLAGVLSKTDTAAIFINQVREKIGVMYGNPETTTGGKALKFYATMRLDVRKIGQPTKVGNESVANTVKIKVIKNKVAPPFKEVELTLTYGTGFDQLSDLVTLASDFDIVKKAGSFYSYGDERIGQGKEKAIAYIKERPELEQELREKVTLHILSNQGAVAAATVGEPALDAAVN